Below is a genomic region from Vairimorpha necatrix chromosome 1, complete sequence.
GGTCTCAAATGGTGTATGGGATATAGGCAGAGCAGgatttatcaaaatattcaCTCAACATGGAAACTCTAAtcagaatttttattttaaggAAATAGGTGATcgaataaatataatgcAGAATTCAAAATGTGTTGAATGGGATGATTCAACTAAAAGATATGTGTTGAGAAGCTGTGATGGTAGTGACGAACAAAAGTTTATGAAACTCGATAAATTGCCACATATGGATTATGTGGATGACCATGGACATTTGTCACATCATTTAATAGGCGAGTGTCCTATTAATACGCCGTTCTCGAGAgataaaagtatttatgattttgatGGTAGGTTGAAAGGCGATTATCATCACAGAGATCATAATCATCATTCGCATCGATGTCACTCAAGTgaacattttttagatcATGATgatcattaaaattaaatttttataatttattaagttttttatatattgtatTATGATACatattcttctttttcCTATACATGCAATctaaatgataaattttatattatcttaaaatattttttaaatattagtttttaGGTCagttgtaaattttttaaatacaagtgacaatatattttgtattttacttcaaattaaattattaaatcgTAATATGTgctaaattaaaattgtgTGCAAACATATATAcaatgtaaataaaaaccatATCAATTATAATCTGTACATGggaattttttagaataaaaGAACACTATAATATAAAAGGGCTTGTATAAACAAAGCATAGATGTCTAAAAGTAATTGATCTTTCAAATATACTCAGAAATTACAATACAAAggtaaaaatataatgtaaATTGTTAGATTtaactaaaatatttagatttaagaaataattataatacaaaatatttagtagttaaataaataacggtttttttataacccTAAATTATTGGATAAACAATAAGAGAAACCCCCGcgaaataagaaatatcaTCATTTACATCAAGGCAAGAGTAAAATTATCATTATGAGTAAAAAACTAAGAATTTAGCCTACTTTTTTTGCAAGTGTGACAAAGGGAAATCATAAAGGAAGGCATATTGATTTTGAAAGAACTGTATGAGCTTATATTTACATGTAAAAGAatattgtaata
It encodes:
- a CDS encoding ricin B lectin (PTP6a), whose translation is MKFSLKYLPLVFYTGRSVYIKHLNQDLYMCDVSLPVKNDRPITQCEKDEATNFALEGDTANIHIVHTPVSNGVWDIGRAGFIKIFTQHGNSNQNFYFKEIGDRINIMQNSKCVEWDDSTKRYVLRSCDGSDEQKFMKLDKLPHMDYVDDHGHLSHHLIGECPINTPFSRDKSIYDFDGRLKGDYHHRDHNHHSHRCHSSEHFLDHDDH